The Equus przewalskii isolate Varuska chromosome 5, EquPr2, whole genome shotgun sequence genome window below encodes:
- the KIF5A gene encoding kinesin heavy chain isoform X3 → MAETNNECSIKVLCRFRPLNQAEILRGDKFIPIFQGDDSVVIGGKPYVFDRVFPPNTTQEQVYHACAMQIVKDVLAGYNGTIFAYGQTSSGKTHTMEGKLHDPQLMGIIPRIARDIFNHIYSMDENLEFHIKVSYFEIYLDKIRDLLDVTKTNLSVHEDKNRVPFVKGCTERFVSSPEEILDVIDEGKSNRHVAVTNMNEHSSRSHSIFLINIKQENMETEQKLSGKLYLVDLAGSEKVSKTGAEGAVLDEAKNINKSLSALGNVISALAEGTKTYVPYRDSKMTRILQDSLGGNCRTTMFICCSPSSYNDAETKSTLMFGQRAKTIKNTASVNLELTAEQWKKKYEKEKEKTKAQKETIAKLEAELSRWRNGENVPETERLAGEDATLGAELCEETPVNDNSSIVVRIAPEERQKYEEEIRRLYKQLDDKDDEINQQSQLIEKLKQQMLDQEELLVSTRGDNEKVQRELSHLQSENDAAKDEVKEVLQALEELAVNYDQKSQEVEEKSQQNQLLVDELSQKVATMLSLESELQRLQEVSGHQRKRIAEVLNGLMKDLSEFSVIVGNGEIKLPVEISGAIEEEFTVARLYISKIKSEVKSVVKRCRQLENLQVECHRKMEVTGRELSSCQLLISQHEAKIRSLTEYMQSVELKKRHLEESYDSLSDELAKLQAQETVSEVALKDKEPDTQDTDEKVLEVQMESHREAHHRQLARLRDEINEKQKTIDELKDLNQKLQLELEKLQADYEKLKNEEHEKSTKLQELTFLYERHEQSKQDLKGLEETVARELQTLHNLRKLFVQDVTTRVKKSAEMEPEDSGGIHSQKQKISFLENNLEQLTKVHKQLVRDNADLRCELPKLEKRLRATAERVKALEGALKEAKEGAMKDKRRYQQEVDRIKEAVRYKSSGKRGHSAQIAKPVRPGHYPASSPTNPYGTRSPECISYTNSLFQNYQNLYLQAAPSSTSDMYFANSCTSSGATSSGGPLASYQKANMDNGNATDINDNRSDLPCGYEAEDQAKVFPLHQETAAS, encoded by the exons ATGGCGGAGACCAACAACGAATGTAGCATCAAGGTGCTCTGCCGATTTCGGCCCTTGAACCAGGCAGAGATTCTGCGGGGGGACAAGTTCATCCCCATTTTCCAAGGGGACGACAGCGTCGTTATTGGG GGGAAGCCGTATGTCTTTGACCGTGTATTCCCCCCAAACACGACTCAGGAGCAGGTTTATCATGCATGTGCCATGCAGATCGTCAAAG ATGTCCTTGCTGGCTACAATGGCACCATTTTTGCTTATGGACAGACATCCTCAGGGAAAACACATACCATGGAg GGAAAGCTGCATGACCCCCAACTGATGGGAATCATTCCTCGAATTGCCCGAGACATCTTCAACCATATCTACTCCATGGATGAGAACCTCGAGTTCCACATCAAG GTTTCTTACTTTGAGATTTACCTGGACAAAATTCGTGACCTTCTGGATG TGACCAAGACAAATCTGTCTGTGCACGAGGACAAGAACCGGGTGCCATTTGTCAAG GGTTGTACTGAACGCTTTGTGTCCAGCCCTGAGGAGATTTTAGATGTGATTGATGAGGGGAAATCGAATCGTCATGTGGCTGTCACCA ACATGAATGAACACAGCTCTCGAAGCCACAGCATCTTCCTCATCAACATCAAGCAGGAGAATATGGAGACTGAGCAGAAGCTCAGTGGGAAGCTGTACCTAGTGGACCTGGCAGGGAGTGAGAAG GTCAGCAagactggagcagagggagccgTGCTGGACGAGGCAAAGAATATCAACAAGTCCCTGTCAGCCCTGGGGAATGTGATCTCCGCACTGGCCGAGGGCACT aaaACCTACGTCCCATATCGTGACAGCAAAATGACCCGGATTCTCCAGGACTCCCTGGGAGGAAACTGCCGGACCACTATGTTCATCTGTTGCTCACCATCCAGCTACAACGATGCAGAGACCAAGTCCACCCTGATGTTTGGGCAGCG GGCAAAGACCATTAAGAACACTGCCTCAGTGAATCTGGAGTTGACTGCCGAACAGTGGAAGAAGAAatatgagaaggaaaaggagaagacgAAGGCTCAGAAGGAGACTATCGCAAAGCTGGAGGCTGAGCTGAGCCGGTGGCGCAACG GAGAGAATGTGCCTGAGACTGAGCGCCTGGCCGGGGAGGATGCAACCCTGGGAGCCGAGCTCTGTGAGGAGACACCTGTGAATGACAACTCATCCATCGTGGTGCGCATCGCGCCCGAGGAGCGGCAGAAATATGAGGAGGAGATCCGCCGCCTCTACAAGCAGCTTGACGACAAG GATGATGAGATCAACCAGCAGAGCCAGCTCATAGAGAAGCTCAAGCAGCAAATGCTGGACCAGGAAGAG CTGCTGGTGTCCACCCGAGGAGACAATGAGAAGGTCCAGCGGGAGCTGAGCCACCTGCAGTCAGAGAATGATGCTGCGAAGGATGAGGTGAAGGAAGTGCTGCaggccctggaggagctggccGTGAACTATGACCAGAAGTCCCAGGAGGTGGAGGAAAAGAGCCAGCAGAACCAGCTTCTGGTGGATGAGCTGTCTCAGAAGGTG GCCACCATGCTGTCCCTGGAGTCTGAGTTGCAGCGGCTACAGGAGGTCAGTGGACACCAGCGAAAACGAATCGCTGAGGTGCTGAACGGGCTGATGAAGGACCTGAGTGAGTTCAGTGTCATCGTGGGCAACGGGGAGATTAAGCTG CCGGTGGAGATCAGCGGGGCCATCGAGGAGGAGTTCACCGTGGCCCGACTTTACATCAGCAAAATCAAATCAGAAGTCAAGTCTGTGGTCAAGCGGTGCCGGCAGCTGGAGAACCTGCAGGTTGAATGTCATCGCAAGATGGAAGTGACTGGGCGGGAGCTCTCGTCCTGCCAGCTCCTCATCTCCCAG cacGAGGCCAAGATCCGCTCGCTCACGGAATACATGCAGAGTGTGGAGCTGAAGAAGCGGCACCTGGAAGAGTCCTATGACTCCCTGAGTGATGAGCTGGCCAAGCTCCAGGCCCAGG aaACTGTGAGTGAAGTGGCCCTGAAGGACAAGGAACCAGACACACAAGATACAGACGAA AAGGTCCTGGAGGTGCAGATGGAAAGTCACCGGGAGGCCCATCACCGTCAGCTGGCTCGGCTCCGGGACGAGATCAATGAGAAGCAGAAGACCATTGATGAGCTCAAAGA CCTGAATCAGAAGCTCCAGTTGGAGCTAGAGAAACTTCAGGCTGACTACGAGAAGCTGAAGAATGAAGAGCATGAGAAGAGCACCAAACTCCAGGAGCTGAC attTCTGTACGAGCGACACGAGCAGTCCAAGCAGGACCTCAAGGGTCTGGAGGAGACAGTT GCCCGGGAACTCCAGACCCTCCACAACCTTCGCAAACTGTTCGTTCAAGACGTCACGACTCGAGTCAAGAAA AGTGCAGAAATGGAGCCCGAGGACAGTGGGGGGATTCACTCCCAAAAGCAGAAGATTTCCTTTCTTGAGAACAACCTGGAACAGCTTACAAAGGTTCACAAACAG CTGGTACGTGACAATGCAGATCTGCGTTGTGAGCTTCCTAAATTGGAAAAACGACTTAGGGCTACGGCTGAGAGAGTTAAGGCCCTGGAGGGTGCACTGAAGGAGGCCAAGGAGGGCGCCATGAAGGACAAGCGCCGGTACCAGCAGGAGGTGGACCGCATCAAGGAGGCCGTTCGGTACAAGAGCTCCGGCAAGCGCGGCCATTCCGCCCAGATTg CCAAACCTGTCCGGCCTGGCCACTACCCGGCGTCTTCACCCACCAACCCCTATGGCACCCGGAGCCCTGAGTGCATCAGTTACACCAACAGCCTCTTCCAGAATTACCAGAATTTGTACCTGCAGGCCGCACCTAGCTCCACCTCAGATATGTA CTTTGCAAACTCCTGTACCAGCAGTGGGGCCACATCTTCTGGTGGCCCCTTGGCATCCTACCAGAAGGCCAACATGGACAATG GAAATGCCACAGATATCAACGACAATAG GAGTGACCTGCCGTGCGGCTATGAGGCTGAGGACCAGGCCAAGGTTTTCCCTCTCCACCAAGAGACGGCAGCCAGCTAA
- the KIF5A gene encoding kinesin heavy chain isoform X1 — protein MAETNNECSIKVLCRFRPLNQAEILRGDKFIPIFQGDDSVVIGGKPYVFDRVFPPNTTQEQVYHACAMQIVKDVLAGYNGTIFAYGQTSSGKTHTMEGKLHDPQLMGIIPRIARDIFNHIYSMDENLEFHIKVSYFEIYLDKIRDLLDVTKTNLSVHEDKNRVPFVKGCTERFVSSPEEILDVIDEGKSNRHVAVTNMNEHSSRSHSIFLINIKQENMETEQKLSGKLYLVDLAGSEKVSKTGAEGAVLDEAKNINKSLSALGNVISALAEGTKTYVPYRDSKMTRILQDSLGGNCRTTMFICCSPSSYNDAETKSTLMFGQRAKTIKNTASVNLELTAEQWKKKYEKEKEKTKAQKETIAKLEAELSRWRNGENVPETERLAGEDATLGAELCEETPVNDNSSIVVRIAPEERQKYEEEIRRLYKQLDDKDDEINQQSQLIEKLKQQMLDQEELLVSTRGDNEKVQRELSHLQSENDAAKDEVKEVLQALEELAVNYDQKSQEVEEKSQQNQLLVDELSQKVATMLSLESELQRLQEVSGHQRKRIAEVLNGLMKDLSEFSVIVGNGEIKLPVEISGAIEEEFTVARLYISKIKSEVKSVVKRCRQLENLQVECHRKMEVTGRELSSCQLLISQHEAKIRSLTEYMQSVELKKRHLEESYDSLSDELAKLQAQETVSEVALKDKEPDTQDTDEVKKVLEVQMESHREAHHRQLARLRDEINEKQKTIDELKDLNQKLQLELEKLQADYEKLKNEEHEKSTKLQELTFLYERHEQSKQDLKGLEETVARELQTLHNLRKLFVQDVTTRVKKSAEMEPEDSGGIHSQKQKISFLENNLEQLTKVHKQLVRDNADLRCELPKLEKRLRATAERVKALEGALKEAKEGAMKDKRRYQQEVDRIKEAVRYKSSGKRGHSAQIAKPVRPGHYPASSPTNPYGTRSPECISYTNSLFQNYQNLYLQAAPSSTSDMYFANSCTSSGATSSGGPLASYQKANMDNGNATDINDNRSDLPCGYEAEDQAKVFPLHQETAAS, from the exons ATGGCGGAGACCAACAACGAATGTAGCATCAAGGTGCTCTGCCGATTTCGGCCCTTGAACCAGGCAGAGATTCTGCGGGGGGACAAGTTCATCCCCATTTTCCAAGGGGACGACAGCGTCGTTATTGGG GGGAAGCCGTATGTCTTTGACCGTGTATTCCCCCCAAACACGACTCAGGAGCAGGTTTATCATGCATGTGCCATGCAGATCGTCAAAG ATGTCCTTGCTGGCTACAATGGCACCATTTTTGCTTATGGACAGACATCCTCAGGGAAAACACATACCATGGAg GGAAAGCTGCATGACCCCCAACTGATGGGAATCATTCCTCGAATTGCCCGAGACATCTTCAACCATATCTACTCCATGGATGAGAACCTCGAGTTCCACATCAAG GTTTCTTACTTTGAGATTTACCTGGACAAAATTCGTGACCTTCTGGATG TGACCAAGACAAATCTGTCTGTGCACGAGGACAAGAACCGGGTGCCATTTGTCAAG GGTTGTACTGAACGCTTTGTGTCCAGCCCTGAGGAGATTTTAGATGTGATTGATGAGGGGAAATCGAATCGTCATGTGGCTGTCACCA ACATGAATGAACACAGCTCTCGAAGCCACAGCATCTTCCTCATCAACATCAAGCAGGAGAATATGGAGACTGAGCAGAAGCTCAGTGGGAAGCTGTACCTAGTGGACCTGGCAGGGAGTGAGAAG GTCAGCAagactggagcagagggagccgTGCTGGACGAGGCAAAGAATATCAACAAGTCCCTGTCAGCCCTGGGGAATGTGATCTCCGCACTGGCCGAGGGCACT aaaACCTACGTCCCATATCGTGACAGCAAAATGACCCGGATTCTCCAGGACTCCCTGGGAGGAAACTGCCGGACCACTATGTTCATCTGTTGCTCACCATCCAGCTACAACGATGCAGAGACCAAGTCCACCCTGATGTTTGGGCAGCG GGCAAAGACCATTAAGAACACTGCCTCAGTGAATCTGGAGTTGACTGCCGAACAGTGGAAGAAGAAatatgagaaggaaaaggagaagacgAAGGCTCAGAAGGAGACTATCGCAAAGCTGGAGGCTGAGCTGAGCCGGTGGCGCAACG GAGAGAATGTGCCTGAGACTGAGCGCCTGGCCGGGGAGGATGCAACCCTGGGAGCCGAGCTCTGTGAGGAGACACCTGTGAATGACAACTCATCCATCGTGGTGCGCATCGCGCCCGAGGAGCGGCAGAAATATGAGGAGGAGATCCGCCGCCTCTACAAGCAGCTTGACGACAAG GATGATGAGATCAACCAGCAGAGCCAGCTCATAGAGAAGCTCAAGCAGCAAATGCTGGACCAGGAAGAG CTGCTGGTGTCCACCCGAGGAGACAATGAGAAGGTCCAGCGGGAGCTGAGCCACCTGCAGTCAGAGAATGATGCTGCGAAGGATGAGGTGAAGGAAGTGCTGCaggccctggaggagctggccGTGAACTATGACCAGAAGTCCCAGGAGGTGGAGGAAAAGAGCCAGCAGAACCAGCTTCTGGTGGATGAGCTGTCTCAGAAGGTG GCCACCATGCTGTCCCTGGAGTCTGAGTTGCAGCGGCTACAGGAGGTCAGTGGACACCAGCGAAAACGAATCGCTGAGGTGCTGAACGGGCTGATGAAGGACCTGAGTGAGTTCAGTGTCATCGTGGGCAACGGGGAGATTAAGCTG CCGGTGGAGATCAGCGGGGCCATCGAGGAGGAGTTCACCGTGGCCCGACTTTACATCAGCAAAATCAAATCAGAAGTCAAGTCTGTGGTCAAGCGGTGCCGGCAGCTGGAGAACCTGCAGGTTGAATGTCATCGCAAGATGGAAGTGACTGGGCGGGAGCTCTCGTCCTGCCAGCTCCTCATCTCCCAG cacGAGGCCAAGATCCGCTCGCTCACGGAATACATGCAGAGTGTGGAGCTGAAGAAGCGGCACCTGGAAGAGTCCTATGACTCCCTGAGTGATGAGCTGGCCAAGCTCCAGGCCCAGG aaACTGTGAGTGAAGTGGCCCTGAAGGACAAGGAACCAGACACACAAGATACAGACGAAGTAAAG AAGGTCCTGGAGGTGCAGATGGAAAGTCACCGGGAGGCCCATCACCGTCAGCTGGCTCGGCTCCGGGACGAGATCAATGAGAAGCAGAAGACCATTGATGAGCTCAAAGA CCTGAATCAGAAGCTCCAGTTGGAGCTAGAGAAACTTCAGGCTGACTACGAGAAGCTGAAGAATGAAGAGCATGAGAAGAGCACCAAACTCCAGGAGCTGAC attTCTGTACGAGCGACACGAGCAGTCCAAGCAGGACCTCAAGGGTCTGGAGGAGACAGTT GCCCGGGAACTCCAGACCCTCCACAACCTTCGCAAACTGTTCGTTCAAGACGTCACGACTCGAGTCAAGAAA AGTGCAGAAATGGAGCCCGAGGACAGTGGGGGGATTCACTCCCAAAAGCAGAAGATTTCCTTTCTTGAGAACAACCTGGAACAGCTTACAAAGGTTCACAAACAG CTGGTACGTGACAATGCAGATCTGCGTTGTGAGCTTCCTAAATTGGAAAAACGACTTAGGGCTACGGCTGAGAGAGTTAAGGCCCTGGAGGGTGCACTGAAGGAGGCCAAGGAGGGCGCCATGAAGGACAAGCGCCGGTACCAGCAGGAGGTGGACCGCATCAAGGAGGCCGTTCGGTACAAGAGCTCCGGCAAGCGCGGCCATTCCGCCCAGATTg CCAAACCTGTCCGGCCTGGCCACTACCCGGCGTCTTCACCCACCAACCCCTATGGCACCCGGAGCCCTGAGTGCATCAGTTACACCAACAGCCTCTTCCAGAATTACCAGAATTTGTACCTGCAGGCCGCACCTAGCTCCACCTCAGATATGTA CTTTGCAAACTCCTGTACCAGCAGTGGGGCCACATCTTCTGGTGGCCCCTTGGCATCCTACCAGAAGGCCAACATGGACAATG GAAATGCCACAGATATCAACGACAATAG GAGTGACCTGCCGTGCGGCTATGAGGCTGAGGACCAGGCCAAGGTTTTCCCTCTCCACCAAGAGACGGCAGCCAGCTAA
- the KIF5A gene encoding kinesin heavy chain isoform X2, whose protein sequence is MAETNNECSIKVLCRFRPLNQAEILRGDKFIPIFQGDDSVVIGGKPYVFDRVFPPNTTQEQVYHACAMQIVKDVLAGYNGTIFAYGQTSSGKTHTMEGKLHDPQLMGIIPRIARDIFNHIYSMDENLEFHIKVSYFEIYLDKIRDLLDVTKTNLSVHEDKNRVPFVKGCTERFVSSPEEILDVIDEGKSNRHVAVTNMNEHSSRSHSIFLINIKQENMETEQKLSGKLYLVDLAGSEKVSKTGAEGAVLDEAKNINKSLSALGNVISALAEGTKTYVPYRDSKMTRILQDSLGGNCRTTMFICCSPSSYNDAETKSTLMFGQRAKTIKNTASVNLELTAEQWKKKYEKEKEKTKAQKETIAKLEAELSRWRNGENVPETERLAGEDATLGAELCEETPVNDNSSIVVRIAPEERQKYEEEIRRLYKQLDDKDDEINQQSQLIEKLKQQMLDQEELLVSTRGDNEKVQRELSHLQSENDAAKDEVKEVLQALEELAVNYDQKSQEVEEKSQQNQLLVDELSQKVATMLSLESELQRLQEVSGHQRKRIAEVLNGLMKDLSEFSVIVGNGEIKLPVEISGAIEEEFTVARLYISKIKSEVKSVVKRCRQLENLQVECHRKMEVTGRELSSCQLLISQHEAKIRSLTEYMQSVELKKRHLEESYDSLSDELAKLQAQETVSEVALKDKEPDTQDTDEVKVLEVQMESHREAHHRQLARLRDEINEKQKTIDELKDLNQKLQLELEKLQADYEKLKNEEHEKSTKLQELTFLYERHEQSKQDLKGLEETVARELQTLHNLRKLFVQDVTTRVKKSAEMEPEDSGGIHSQKQKISFLENNLEQLTKVHKQLVRDNADLRCELPKLEKRLRATAERVKALEGALKEAKEGAMKDKRRYQQEVDRIKEAVRYKSSGKRGHSAQIAKPVRPGHYPASSPTNPYGTRSPECISYTNSLFQNYQNLYLQAAPSSTSDMYFANSCTSSGATSSGGPLASYQKANMDNGNATDINDNRSDLPCGYEAEDQAKVFPLHQETAAS, encoded by the exons ATGGCGGAGACCAACAACGAATGTAGCATCAAGGTGCTCTGCCGATTTCGGCCCTTGAACCAGGCAGAGATTCTGCGGGGGGACAAGTTCATCCCCATTTTCCAAGGGGACGACAGCGTCGTTATTGGG GGGAAGCCGTATGTCTTTGACCGTGTATTCCCCCCAAACACGACTCAGGAGCAGGTTTATCATGCATGTGCCATGCAGATCGTCAAAG ATGTCCTTGCTGGCTACAATGGCACCATTTTTGCTTATGGACAGACATCCTCAGGGAAAACACATACCATGGAg GGAAAGCTGCATGACCCCCAACTGATGGGAATCATTCCTCGAATTGCCCGAGACATCTTCAACCATATCTACTCCATGGATGAGAACCTCGAGTTCCACATCAAG GTTTCTTACTTTGAGATTTACCTGGACAAAATTCGTGACCTTCTGGATG TGACCAAGACAAATCTGTCTGTGCACGAGGACAAGAACCGGGTGCCATTTGTCAAG GGTTGTACTGAACGCTTTGTGTCCAGCCCTGAGGAGATTTTAGATGTGATTGATGAGGGGAAATCGAATCGTCATGTGGCTGTCACCA ACATGAATGAACACAGCTCTCGAAGCCACAGCATCTTCCTCATCAACATCAAGCAGGAGAATATGGAGACTGAGCAGAAGCTCAGTGGGAAGCTGTACCTAGTGGACCTGGCAGGGAGTGAGAAG GTCAGCAagactggagcagagggagccgTGCTGGACGAGGCAAAGAATATCAACAAGTCCCTGTCAGCCCTGGGGAATGTGATCTCCGCACTGGCCGAGGGCACT aaaACCTACGTCCCATATCGTGACAGCAAAATGACCCGGATTCTCCAGGACTCCCTGGGAGGAAACTGCCGGACCACTATGTTCATCTGTTGCTCACCATCCAGCTACAACGATGCAGAGACCAAGTCCACCCTGATGTTTGGGCAGCG GGCAAAGACCATTAAGAACACTGCCTCAGTGAATCTGGAGTTGACTGCCGAACAGTGGAAGAAGAAatatgagaaggaaaaggagaagacgAAGGCTCAGAAGGAGACTATCGCAAAGCTGGAGGCTGAGCTGAGCCGGTGGCGCAACG GAGAGAATGTGCCTGAGACTGAGCGCCTGGCCGGGGAGGATGCAACCCTGGGAGCCGAGCTCTGTGAGGAGACACCTGTGAATGACAACTCATCCATCGTGGTGCGCATCGCGCCCGAGGAGCGGCAGAAATATGAGGAGGAGATCCGCCGCCTCTACAAGCAGCTTGACGACAAG GATGATGAGATCAACCAGCAGAGCCAGCTCATAGAGAAGCTCAAGCAGCAAATGCTGGACCAGGAAGAG CTGCTGGTGTCCACCCGAGGAGACAATGAGAAGGTCCAGCGGGAGCTGAGCCACCTGCAGTCAGAGAATGATGCTGCGAAGGATGAGGTGAAGGAAGTGCTGCaggccctggaggagctggccGTGAACTATGACCAGAAGTCCCAGGAGGTGGAGGAAAAGAGCCAGCAGAACCAGCTTCTGGTGGATGAGCTGTCTCAGAAGGTG GCCACCATGCTGTCCCTGGAGTCTGAGTTGCAGCGGCTACAGGAGGTCAGTGGACACCAGCGAAAACGAATCGCTGAGGTGCTGAACGGGCTGATGAAGGACCTGAGTGAGTTCAGTGTCATCGTGGGCAACGGGGAGATTAAGCTG CCGGTGGAGATCAGCGGGGCCATCGAGGAGGAGTTCACCGTGGCCCGACTTTACATCAGCAAAATCAAATCAGAAGTCAAGTCTGTGGTCAAGCGGTGCCGGCAGCTGGAGAACCTGCAGGTTGAATGTCATCGCAAGATGGAAGTGACTGGGCGGGAGCTCTCGTCCTGCCAGCTCCTCATCTCCCAG cacGAGGCCAAGATCCGCTCGCTCACGGAATACATGCAGAGTGTGGAGCTGAAGAAGCGGCACCTGGAAGAGTCCTATGACTCCCTGAGTGATGAGCTGGCCAAGCTCCAGGCCCAGG aaACTGTGAGTGAAGTGGCCCTGAAGGACAAGGAACCAGACACACAAGATACAGACGAAGTAAAG GTCCTGGAGGTGCAGATGGAAAGTCACCGGGAGGCCCATCACCGTCAGCTGGCTCGGCTCCGGGACGAGATCAATGAGAAGCAGAAGACCATTGATGAGCTCAAAGA CCTGAATCAGAAGCTCCAGTTGGAGCTAGAGAAACTTCAGGCTGACTACGAGAAGCTGAAGAATGAAGAGCATGAGAAGAGCACCAAACTCCAGGAGCTGAC attTCTGTACGAGCGACACGAGCAGTCCAAGCAGGACCTCAAGGGTCTGGAGGAGACAGTT GCCCGGGAACTCCAGACCCTCCACAACCTTCGCAAACTGTTCGTTCAAGACGTCACGACTCGAGTCAAGAAA AGTGCAGAAATGGAGCCCGAGGACAGTGGGGGGATTCACTCCCAAAAGCAGAAGATTTCCTTTCTTGAGAACAACCTGGAACAGCTTACAAAGGTTCACAAACAG CTGGTACGTGACAATGCAGATCTGCGTTGTGAGCTTCCTAAATTGGAAAAACGACTTAGGGCTACGGCTGAGAGAGTTAAGGCCCTGGAGGGTGCACTGAAGGAGGCCAAGGAGGGCGCCATGAAGGACAAGCGCCGGTACCAGCAGGAGGTGGACCGCATCAAGGAGGCCGTTCGGTACAAGAGCTCCGGCAAGCGCGGCCATTCCGCCCAGATTg CCAAACCTGTCCGGCCTGGCCACTACCCGGCGTCTTCACCCACCAACCCCTATGGCACCCGGAGCCCTGAGTGCATCAGTTACACCAACAGCCTCTTCCAGAATTACCAGAATTTGTACCTGCAGGCCGCACCTAGCTCCACCTCAGATATGTA CTTTGCAAACTCCTGTACCAGCAGTGGGGCCACATCTTCTGGTGGCCCCTTGGCATCCTACCAGAAGGCCAACATGGACAATG GAAATGCCACAGATATCAACGACAATAG GAGTGACCTGCCGTGCGGCTATGAGGCTGAGGACCAGGCCAAGGTTTTCCCTCTCCACCAAGAGACGGCAGCCAGCTAA